From the genome of Micromonospora lupini:
GCCCGTTGGTCCAGATCTGGAAGATCAGGACGATCGCCACCAGGGTGAAGATCATCCCGAACTGGCGCGCGTTGGAGGTCGTACCTCCAAACAGATTCTTCTGAAGGTCCTTGATACGGCTCATCGGGAGGCCAACTTCTTCGTCGAGGTCATCTGCTTCATGAGGTTTTCCGGGGTGGCGTCCGCCCGGGCGATCTCGCCCGTGATGGCGCCTTCGAACACGGTGTAGATGCGGTCGCAGAGCCCGATCAGCTCAGGGAGCTCCGAGGAGATGACGATGACGCCCTTCCCCTGGTCGGCGAGCCGCTGGATGATGCCGTAGATCTCGTACTTGGCGCCCACGTCGATGCCGCGCGTCGGCTCGTCGAGGATCAGCAGGTCCGGGTCGGTGAACATCCACTTGGCCAGGACGACCTTCTGCTGGTTGCCGCCGGAGAGCTTGGAGACGCTCTCGTCGACAGTCGGGGCCTTGGTCCGCAACTCCTTGCGGTACCACTCGGCAGCCTGGTACTCCTCGACCTCGTCCAGGACGCCGCGGTGGGAGATCTTGGACAGCTTGGCGGCCACCGTCGACGACTTGATGTCGTCGAGCAGGTTGAGGCCGATCGCCTTGCGGTCCTCGCTGACGTACGCGAGCCCGTTGTCGATCGCGTCCGCGACCGACTTCAGGACGATCTCCTTGCCGTCCTTGATGATCGTGCCCGACTCGAAGACCCCGTAGGAGCGGCCGAAGATGCTCATCGCGAGTTCCGTGCGGCCGGCGCCCATCAGACCGGCGAAGCCGACGATCTCGCCACGACGCACCACGAAGCTCTCGTTCTTGCAGACCTGGCGCTCGGCGGAGATCGGGTGCCGGACGTTCCAGTCGCGGACCTCGAAGAAGACCTCACCGATCTTCGGAGTGTGGTCCGGGAACCGGCTGCCCAGCTCGCGTCCGACCATGCCCCGCACGATCCGGTCCTCGTCGACCCCGTCCGCCTTGACGTCGAGGGTCTCCACGGTCCGGCCGTCGCGCAGGATGGTGATCTGGTCGGCGATCGCCTCGATCTCGTTCAGCTTGTGCGAGATCATGATCGAGGTGATGCCGCGCGAGCGGAACCCACGCAGCAGGTCCAGCAGGTGCTTGGAGTCCGCCTCGTTCAGCGCCGCCGTCGGCTCGTCCAGGATGAGCAGCTTCACGTCCTTGGCGAACGCCTTGGCGATCTCCACGAGCTGCTGCTTGCCGACACCGATGTCCTTGATCAGGGTGTCCGGGTCCTCCTGGAGACCGACCCGGGCCATCAGGTCCAGCGCCATCCGGTTCGCGGCCTTCCAGTCGATCGCGCCGTGCTTGCGCGGCTCGTTGCCGAGGAAGATGTTCTCGGCGATCGACATGCCCGGGATGAGCGCGAGCTCCTGGTGGATGATCACGATTCCGGCGTTCTCACTGGCCCGGATGTCGGAGAACCTGCTCTCCGACCCCTGGTAGATGATCTGGCCGTCGTAGCTTCCGTACGGGTAGACACCGCTGAGGACCTTCATCAGCGTGGACTTGCCCGCACCATTCTCGCCGCAGATGGCATGGATCTCGCCGGCGCGAACCACCAGGTTGACGTCGGAGAGGGCCTTGACTCCGGGAAACTCCTTGGTGATGGAGCGCATCTCAAGGAGGGTGGGCACGTCGTTCATCGCTCGTACCACCTCGCCAACGTCATCGTTGCCTCCGGAAGGTTGAACCTTCACTTGGTTTTGTTGTTGACGGCAACGTATTGCGGCGAAGAGGCCATCCGCAAGGCGAGAGCCTGTTGAAAATGTAACAATCCGGCAATATAGACGAAGCAGAGTATTCGCCCGTCACAGCCGCCCCCGCGACCCCTCCTGGCACGATCGCCTGTCCGTGGCAACGTTGTCAAATGCGGGATCACGGGATGATCAGCTCCGGTCGCTGCCACCAGGCCCGTCACCAGGCACGATCCGGGACAGCGGGACGAAAGAAAGTCTACCCGCGAGTACGAAACTATCGGCGGATCTTGATCAAGCCGCGATACCAGCACCCCGTCGAGGGCCCGACGACCACCCTCGGCCGCCGGTGTGACCCACGCCTCTCCGAGCCGAACGTATCGACAACTGCCATCTGGTCACGTCCACCACCAGCGGACCGGTCGGCGACCTAACGTCCCTTAAGTGCGGATCGGACCCCACGGGCCCGATGCCCGGGCCGGTCAGCCCATCGAGCGGACCCGGTCGGCCTCGATGACGAGGATGACCCGAACCTGGTCGCGGCCGCCGAACCAGGGGTAGGGCCCGCCGAGGTAGCGCTGGGCCAGCCGCTCGATGTGCGCGGCCGCGCCCTCGGTGCGCCTGTCGACCACCCGACCCCGCACCTCGTGGTAGCGGCCCGGCTTGTCCGGGTCGGAGATCGCCACGGCGACCCGGGGGTCCCGCCGGACGTTGCGCGTCTTCTGGTGGGTCTCCACCGTGTTGATCAGGACGTGCGTGCCGTCGGTGTCCACCCACGTCTGGGTGAGCTGCGGCGAGCCGTCCGGCATCAGCGTCGTCACGTAGCAGGTGCTCGGCGCGCGCAGCAGCGCGAGCAGGTCGTCGGGCAGGTTCACGTGCCAGTCCTTCTTCGGTGGCGTCCAACCCGGTGCTGGTCGCCACCGACAACGGTCGCACGTCGTGATCGAGGGCCCCGGCGGCACCCCCGGCGCGACGTAGCATCGGCGAGGCACGATGTCAGGCGCACCACGTCACCGACCGGATCGGGCACCTTCGACATGACGACCGAGCAGACCGCCGCACCATCGCGTACCGGCGTCGCCATCGTGGCCGACGGCCTGGGCCAGAGTGTCCGAGGTGGACAGCGCATCCTGGACGACATCTCGCTGACCGTCGCGCCGGGCGAGCTGGTCGCGATCATCGGGGTCAGCGGCGCCGGCAAGACCACCCTGCTGGAGACGCTGGCCGGCGTCCGCCGACCGGCGGCGGGCACCCTGGCGTACGACGGCAGCGCCGCGCCCGAAGCGGTCGGCTTCGTCCCGCAGGACGACATCATCCACCGCGAGCTACCGCTGGCGCGCACCCTGCACTACGCGGCGTGGCTGCGCCTGCCCTCCGGGACCGGCTCGGCCGAGGCGTCCCGTCGGGTCGCCGAGGTGCTCGCCGACCTGCGGCTCACCGAGCGGGCCGACGTGCCGGTGGGCCGCCTCAGCGGAGGTGAGCGCAAGCGCGCCAGCATCGCCGTCGAGCTGCTGACCCGACCCGGCGTGTTCTTCCTCGACGAGCCCACCTCCGGGCTGGACCCGGCGATCGCCGTGGAGCTGCTCCGGGTGCTGCGTACCCTCGCCGACGCCGGAACCACAGTCGTGCTCACCACCCACCAGGTCACCGACGTGGACCGTTGCGACCGGGTCGTCGTGCTGACCCGCCAGGGCCGGTTGGCGTACGCCGGCACGCCCGCCGCCGCCCGGGAGTTCTTCGGCCTGCGCTCTCTCGCGGAGGTGCACCTGCGGCTCGACGAGGAGTCCGACCCGGCCGGGTGGCCCGAGCGCTTCGCCGCGTACCGCGACGCGGACCCGTCCGACGCCACTGTCGACCCGGCTGCCGCGGACCCGCCCGCCTCGGGGAACGGCCCGGGAGCGACGGACCACCCGGGCGGGACGGTCGGCCCGGGCGGGACTGGTCGGCGGCGGGTCGGTCGGTTGCGCCAGTGGCTGGTCCTGGCCGGGCGCAACGCGGAGATCGTCGCCCGCAACCGGCTGACGCTGGCGATCCTGCTCGGCTCGCCCCTCATGGTGCTCGGCATGTTCGCGCTGCTGTTCCGCCCCGGCGCCTTCGACCCGGCCGACCCCCGCCCGACCGTCACCGTGATGATCCTGTTCTGGATCGCATTCGGCGGCTTCTTCTTCGGGTTGACCTACGGGCTGCTCCAGATCTGCACGGAGTTGCCGATCCTGCGTCGGGAGCGGCTGGCGGGTGTCCGTCTGCTGCCGTACCTGCTGGCGAAGGTCGCGGTGCTGCTGCCGCTGCTCGCCGTGGTGGACCTGGCCCTGCTCGGGGTGCTGCGCGGCATGGACCGGCTGCCCCCGGTCAACGGCGGCGACTTCGCCGCCCTGTACGCGACCCTGCTGCTCTCCTCGGCGGCCGCGCTCGCGCTCGGCCTGCTCTGCTCGGCGGCCGTCTCCGACGCCGCCCAGGCGACGCTCATGCTGCCGATGCTGTGCTTCCCGCAGGTGCTGTTCGTCGGGGCGATCCTGCCGGTGCCGGCCATGGCGGCCGGCGGGCGGTGGCTCAGCTACGCGATGTCGAACCGGTGGGCGTTCGAGGGGTTGGGGCACATCGCAGGCGTGGAAGGGCTGTGGCGCGACGGCGGCTCACCGCTCGGCCCGCCGCTGCTGCAGACGTACGGCGACAGCTTCTCCCGGCCGGTCTGGGTCGACTGGCTGGTGCTCGGCGGGTTCGTGCTGCTCTTCCTCGCCGCGACCTGGGCGGTGCTGGTGCGCCGGGAGGCCCGTCGTGCGTCCTGAGCAGACCCCGGCGGCCTCCCCGGTGACCCTGCCCGGGTACGCCGGCACCGCCCGGATCGACGAGC
Proteins encoded in this window:
- a CDS encoding ABC transporter ATP-binding protein/permease, whose translation is MTTEQTAAPSRTGVAIVADGLGQSVRGGQRILDDISLTVAPGELVAIIGVSGAGKTTLLETLAGVRRPAAGTLAYDGSAAPEAVGFVPQDDIIHRELPLARTLHYAAWLRLPSGTGSAEASRRVAEVLADLRLTERADVPVGRLSGGERKRASIAVELLTRPGVFFLDEPTSGLDPAIAVELLRVLRTLADAGTTVVLTTHQVTDVDRCDRVVVLTRQGRLAYAGTPAAAREFFGLRSLAEVHLRLDEESDPAGWPERFAAYRDADPSDATVDPAAADPPASGNGPGATDHPGGTVGPGGTGRRRVGRLRQWLVLAGRNAEIVARNRLTLAILLGSPLMVLGMFALLFRPGAFDPADPRPTVTVMILFWIAFGGFFFGLTYGLLQICTELPILRRERLAGVRLLPYLLAKVAVLLPLLAVVDLALLGVLRGMDRLPPVNGGDFAALYATLLLSSAAALALGLLCSAAVSDAAQATLMLPMLCFPQVLFVGAILPVPAMAAGGRWLSYAMSNRWAFEGLGHIAGVEGLWRDGGSPLGPPLLQTYGDSFSRPVWVDWLVLGGFVLLFLAATWAVLVRREARRAS
- a CDS encoding PPOX class F420-dependent oxidoreductase, whose product is MNLPDDLLALLRAPSTCYVTTLMPDGSPQLTQTWVDTDGTHVLINTVETHQKTRNVRRDPRVAVAISDPDKPGRYHEVRGRVVDRRTEGAAAHIERLAQRYLGGPYPWFGGRDQVRVILVIEADRVRSMG
- the mmsA gene encoding multiple monosaccharide ABC transporter ATP-binding protein, which translates into the protein MNDVPTLLEMRSITKEFPGVKALSDVNLVVRAGEIHAICGENGAGKSTLMKVLSGVYPYGSYDGQIIYQGSESRFSDIRASENAGIVIIHQELALIPGMSIAENIFLGNEPRKHGAIDWKAANRMALDLMARVGLQEDPDTLIKDIGVGKQQLVEIAKAFAKDVKLLILDEPTAALNEADSKHLLDLLRGFRSRGITSIMISHKLNEIEAIADQITILRDGRTVETLDVKADGVDEDRIVRGMVGRELGSRFPDHTPKIGEVFFEVRDWNVRHPISAERQVCKNESFVVRRGEIVGFAGLMGAGRTELAMSIFGRSYGVFESGTIIKDGKEIVLKSVADAIDNGLAYVSEDRKAIGLNLLDDIKSSTVAAKLSKISHRGVLDEVEEYQAAEWYRKELRTKAPTVDESVSKLSGGNQQKVVLAKWMFTDPDLLILDEPTRGIDVGAKYEIYGIIQRLADQGKGVIVISSELPELIGLCDRIYTVFEGAITGEIARADATPENLMKQMTSTKKLASR